One Citricoccus sp. K5 DNA window includes the following coding sequences:
- a CDS encoding ABC transporter ATP-binding protein, whose translation MTAAAHHGSRDPEQEEYVSEQLDLDEAEAGPDGGAAPGNSEPTIDRTNRPALVLDRISMTYKVPSTRDEVAEHLPWYKRAVYGVVRRQPRVSVRALRQLTIAVGQGESLGVVGRNGSGKSTLSKIISGKLMPTTGEVWSSGTPMMLGVNAALVSAISGRQNIILGCLALGMSRAEIDQRLPEIEESTGLGTSIHLPIDTYSSGMSARLRFAIATSRDPEVLVIDEALNVGDAQFKERSHARMRELRESAGCVVLVSHNRKTISDSCSRVLWLDRGVPMADGDPEEVLEGYARYNFLLAKQRLQEAEAHLESFRSTYRPMPIQRLP comes from the coding sequence ATGACCGCCGCCGCACATCACGGGTCTCGGGACCCGGAGCAGGAGGAGTACGTGTCCGAGCAGCTCGACCTGGACGAGGCGGAAGCCGGTCCGGACGGGGGGGCCGCCCCGGGGAACTCCGAGCCGACAATCGACCGGACTAACCGTCCCGCCTTGGTCCTGGACCGGATCTCCATGACCTACAAGGTGCCCTCAACCCGCGACGAGGTCGCCGAGCACCTGCCCTGGTACAAGAGGGCAGTCTACGGCGTGGTCCGCCGGCAGCCTCGGGTCTCGGTCCGGGCGTTGCGGCAACTGACGATCGCGGTGGGACAGGGGGAATCCCTCGGAGTGGTGGGCCGCAACGGCTCCGGCAAGTCGACGTTGTCTAAGATCATCTCCGGCAAGCTGATGCCCACCACCGGCGAGGTCTGGTCCAGCGGAACGCCCATGATGCTCGGGGTCAACGCTGCTCTCGTCTCCGCCATCTCCGGGCGGCAGAACATCATCCTGGGCTGCTTGGCCTTGGGCATGTCGCGGGCGGAAATCGACCAGCGGCTGCCTGAAATCGAGGAATCCACCGGACTGGGCACGTCGATCCACCTGCCCATCGACACCTACTCCTCGGGCATGAGCGCCCGGTTGCGCTTTGCCATTGCCACGAGCCGGGACCCCGAGGTGCTCGTCATCGACGAGGCGCTCAACGTCGGTGACGCGCAGTTCAAAGAGCGCTCGCACGCCCGGATGAGGGAATTGCGTGAAAGTGCGGGTTGCGTGGTGTTGGTGAGCCATAACCGCAAGACCATCTCCGACAGCTGCTCCCGGGTGCTGTGGCTGGACCGCGGCGTCCCAATGGCCGACGGTGACCCGGAGGAAGTCCTAGAGGGCTATGCCCGCTACAATTTCCTGCTGGCGAAGCAGCGTCTCCAGGAGGCGGAAGCGCATCTCGAGTCGTTCCGTTCGACCTACCGGCCGATGCCCATTCAGCGGCTTCCCTGA
- a CDS encoding acyltransferase: MTWMDSFRGMAMLMVVVFHSVALYKGLSGHDHVPVVDEIVGFFDPYRMPLLLLLSGLLLHRALAKPLGTYLAGKARKILWPLILWSVINFVVIGNVAGMLDPGAWIDGTYQWFLVVLMACFLVAPLTLWIPSWLMALVFVAILVAVGTREPELRQIFFFGPFFFLGAALSRWLPRIQSAPVWAAGIVGLVGIAVGFGSATDVLVVARSIPWTVVLPVPGLLALIWLGSRLPRLAFFERVGQHSIVYYVVHTSVLIVLADLWRAGDWGTPWPRSSCYSSSGSVSRPSSRDIGTGSADCSNSPPSVELRSPEA, translated from the coding sequence ATGACGTGGATGGATTCCTTCCGCGGCATGGCCATGCTTATGGTCGTGGTGTTCCACTCGGTGGCCCTGTACAAAGGCCTCTCCGGGCACGACCATGTGCCCGTCGTGGACGAGATCGTCGGATTCTTTGACCCCTACCGCATGCCGCTGCTGCTGTTGTTGTCCGGACTGTTGCTGCACCGTGCCCTCGCCAAACCGCTGGGCACCTACCTGGCGGGCAAGGCACGGAAGATCCTCTGGCCCCTCATACTCTGGTCCGTCATCAACTTCGTGGTCATCGGCAATGTCGCGGGAATGCTGGACCCCGGTGCCTGGATTGACGGCACATACCAGTGGTTCCTGGTCGTCCTCATGGCGTGCTTCCTAGTGGCCCCACTCACCCTGTGGATCCCCTCCTGGCTGATGGCCCTCGTCTTCGTCGCCATCCTCGTGGCCGTGGGGACCCGCGAGCCCGAGCTGCGCCAGATCTTCTTCTTTGGCCCCTTCTTCTTCCTGGGGGCAGCCCTGTCCCGGTGGTTGCCTCGGATCCAGTCCGCCCCGGTCTGGGCGGCGGGCATCGTCGGGTTGGTCGGCATCGCAGTGGGTTTCGGTTCGGCCACGGACGTTCTAGTGGTCGCCCGGAGCATTCCTTGGACCGTGGTTCTTCCCGTACCGGGTCTGCTGGCCCTTATCTGGCTCGGCTCACGGCTACCTAGACTCGCCTTTTTCGAAAGGGTGGGCCAGCATTCAATCGTCTACTACGTGGTCCACACTAGCGTGCTGATTGTCCTGGCTGACCTATGGCGGGCGGGCGATTGGGGAACGCCTTGGCCGCGATCATCGTGCTATTCATCGTCGGGTTCGGTATCCCGGCCTTCCTCACGCGACATTGGGACCGGTTCAGCGGATTGTTCGAATTCCCCGCCGTCCGTCGAACTGCGCTCACCGGAGGCCTGA
- a CDS encoding IS110 family transposase, translated as MFTERTSVGLDVHARSVAAAAIDGVTGELIQTRLTPSHEHILSWLGDLPGPVAVAYEAGPTGFGLYRALTEAGIRCEVVAPSKLQRPAGDRIKTDAKDAVHLARLLRLDEVTSVAVPSADQESARDLVRAREDCRGDLMRARHRLSKLLLRQGLVYNGGQAWTGAHHTWLVHEARPRLTQRPTLMAFESDYETVMATLARRDRLDAAIGAMAADSEFTDVVRWLGCLRGVSTLTGFGLAVEIGDWHRFTGNTIGSFVGLVPSEHSSGASRAQGPITKAGNTHARRLLVEAAWHHRPQYRIGKTMQDRWNLAPAQARLRGDAGNRRLHQRWVRFLQRNKRGTVANVAIARELAGGCWSLAVMQE; from the coding sequence GTGTTTACCGAGCGTACGAGTGTCGGGCTCGATGTGCACGCACGATCCGTCGCCGCGGCGGCGATCGATGGCGTCACGGGAGAGCTCATCCAGACCAGACTGACCCCGTCACATGAGCACATCCTGTCCTGGCTGGGCGATCTGCCTGGCCCGGTGGCGGTGGCCTACGAGGCCGGCCCCACCGGATTCGGCCTGTACCGGGCCCTGACCGAGGCCGGGATCCGGTGTGAGGTCGTGGCCCCGTCCAAGCTCCAGCGGCCGGCCGGAGACCGGATCAAGACCGATGCGAAGGACGCGGTGCACCTGGCCAGGCTGCTGCGCCTGGACGAGGTGACCTCGGTGGCGGTGCCCTCCGCGGATCAGGAGTCAGCCCGGGACTTGGTCCGGGCTCGGGAAGACTGCCGGGGCGATTTGATGCGGGCCCGGCACCGGCTCTCGAAGCTGCTGCTGCGCCAGGGCCTGGTCTATAACGGCGGCCAGGCCTGGACCGGTGCCCACCACACGTGGCTGGTGCACGAGGCCCGGCCTCGGCTGACACAGCGGCCGACCCTGATGGCGTTCGAATCCGACTACGAGACCGTGATGGCCACTCTGGCCCGCCGTGACCGGCTCGATGCGGCCATCGGGGCCATGGCCGCGGACTCGGAGTTCACGGATGTGGTGCGCTGGCTGGGGTGCTTGCGCGGGGTCTCTACCCTGACCGGGTTCGGTCTTGCGGTGGAGATCGGTGACTGGCATCGGTTCACCGGCAACACCATCGGTTCCTTCGTTGGACTGGTCCCCTCGGAACACTCATCTGGTGCCTCCCGGGCCCAGGGGCCGATCACGAAAGCCGGTAACACCCACGCCCGTCGCCTGCTGGTCGAGGCCGCCTGGCACCACCGCCCCCAATACCGGATCGGCAAAACCATGCAGGACCGATGGAATCTCGCCCCGGCCCAGGCCCGGCTCCGTGGTGATGCCGGCAACCGGCGCCTACATCAGCGCTGGGTCCGGTTCCTTCAGCGCAATAAGCGGGGCACCGTGGCTAATGTGGCCATCGCCCGGGAACTGGCCGGCGGGTGCTGGTCTCTGGCCGTGATGCAGGAGTAA
- a CDS encoding ABC transporter permease produces the protein MNSTGRDAVADGEPSVPGALSVHMSGLKRVGARPTLGNYLARLWGVRHFIAYEAKVSVGVENREHLLGNIWLVLTPLLNGATYFLIFGLLLGTSRGVENFLAYLTVGVFMFTFTSRTVMQGANSLTRKNNVVEAFNFPRIALPVSSVLKESLTYGITLVTMLLLILAVPPLEVISWRWLLLIPTVLLQLVLIMGLVLLFARIVSKVRDFSQILTFALRVWMYGSGVFYSFESIISHPGVLAVLQFNPMHQVLDISRKSLLYGVTPGWDQWLILAGWAVGLFVVGLLAFWRADESLGRDASR, from the coding sequence TTGAACAGCACTGGGCGGGACGCCGTCGCGGACGGCGAACCGTCGGTCCCCGGTGCGCTTTCGGTGCACATGTCCGGCCTGAAGAGGGTCGGAGCCCGTCCAACACTGGGCAACTACCTGGCCCGGCTGTGGGGTGTGCGGCATTTCATCGCCTATGAAGCCAAGGTTTCCGTCGGCGTCGAGAACCGTGAGCATCTACTCGGCAACATCTGGCTCGTTTTGACCCCGCTGCTCAACGGTGCAACTTACTTCCTGATCTTCGGCCTGTTGCTGGGCACCTCCCGCGGCGTGGAGAATTTCCTTGCCTATCTCACGGTTGGCGTGTTCATGTTCACGTTCACCAGCCGGACAGTGATGCAGGGCGCGAATTCCCTGACGCGCAAGAACAACGTGGTCGAGGCGTTCAATTTCCCCCGCATCGCCTTGCCGGTGTCCTCGGTGCTCAAGGAGTCCTTGACCTACGGCATCACCCTGGTCACCATGCTCTTGCTGATCCTGGCCGTTCCGCCGTTGGAGGTCATCTCCTGGCGGTGGCTGCTATTGATCCCCACGGTGCTCCTGCAGTTGGTGCTCATCATGGGACTCGTGCTGTTGTTCGCCCGGATCGTGTCCAAGGTCCGCGACTTCTCGCAGATCCTGACGTTTGCCCTGCGTGTCTGGATGTATGGGTCCGGGGTCTTCTACTCGTTCGAGAGCATTATTAGCCACCCCGGAGTCCTGGCCGTCCTGCAGTTCAATCCCATGCACCAGGTCCTGGACATTTCCCGCAAGTCCCTGCTGTACGGGGTCACCCCCGGCTGGGATCAGTGGCTGATCCTCGCGGGTTGGGCCGTGGGGCTGTTCGTGGTGGGATTGCTCGCCTTCTGGCGCGCTGATGAATCGCTCGGCAGGGACGCCAGCAGATGA
- the wecB gene encoding non-hydrolyzing UDP-N-acetylglucosamine 2-epimerase: MTPQKIMPIYGTRPEAIKMAPIVRALQDDDRFECFTTVTGQHREMLDQVNELFGIVPDADLNIMLPNQTLNGIMGRTLAGLDTLIQEQKPDAVVVQGDTTTSTAGAIAAFYLGVPVVHAEAGLRSHNLFSPFPEEANRKITSQISSLHLAPTSTSRANLVAENVNPDDIVVTGNTVIDALLTTVEKRVPFTDPALQDLAERTTSGSGQVLLVTTHRRENQGDAMRGVGRALARLAEGIPGLTIVLPAHRNPVVREAVLPALQGLDNVLVTEPLAYGEFTHLMNISDVVLSDSGGVQEEAPSLGKPVLVMRENTERPEAVTAGTVKLIGTDEERLVAETTALLTNRTAYETMAHAVNPYGDGRAAGRTAAAIAQLLGVGERIEDFTL; encoded by the coding sequence ATGACCCCCCAGAAGATCATGCCGATCTACGGCACACGGCCCGAAGCCATCAAGATGGCCCCCATCGTCCGGGCATTGCAGGACGACGACCGGTTCGAGTGCTTCACCACCGTCACCGGCCAGCACCGTGAGATGCTCGACCAGGTCAATGAGCTTTTCGGCATCGTTCCGGATGCCGATCTGAACATCATGCTCCCGAACCAGACTCTCAACGGAATCATGGGGCGCACCCTCGCCGGGCTGGACACCCTGATCCAGGAGCAGAAGCCTGATGCCGTGGTAGTCCAGGGCGACACGACGACCTCGACGGCCGGCGCCATCGCCGCCTTCTACCTGGGGGTTCCGGTCGTCCACGCCGAGGCCGGACTGCGCTCGCACAACCTGTTCTCCCCCTTCCCGGAGGAGGCGAACCGCAAGATCACCTCCCAGATCTCCTCCCTGCACCTGGCCCCCACCTCGACGTCCCGCGCCAACCTCGTGGCCGAAAACGTCAATCCAGATGACATCGTCGTCACGGGCAACACCGTCATCGACGCCTTGCTCACGACCGTGGAGAAGCGGGTGCCCTTCACGGACCCCGCCCTGCAGGACCTGGCCGAGCGCACGACCTCCGGTTCCGGCCAAGTGCTACTGGTGACCACCCACCGCCGCGAAAACCAGGGCGATGCCATGCGTGGCGTCGGCCGCGCCCTGGCCCGCCTGGCCGAAGGCATCCCCGGACTGACCATCGTGCTCCCGGCCCACCGCAATCCGGTGGTGCGCGAGGCCGTCCTGCCCGCACTGCAGGGTCTGGACAACGTGCTGGTCACCGAGCCTCTGGCCTACGGGGAGTTCACCCACCTGATGAACATTTCCGATGTGGTCCTGTCCGACTCCGGCGGAGTACAGGAGGAGGCACCGTCCCTCGGCAAGCCGGTCCTCGTCATGCGGGAGAACACGGAACGCCCCGAAGCCGTGACAGCCGGGACCGTGAAGCTGATCGGTACCGACGAGGAACGGCTCGTCGCAGAGACCACCGCCCTACTGACCAACCGCACGGCCTATGAGACCATGGCCCACGCCGTCAACCCCTACGGAGACGGCCGTGCCGCCGGCCGCACTGCAGCCGCCATCGCCCAACTGCTCGGGGTCGGGGAACGGATCGAGGACTTCACCCTCTAG